A stretch of Synergistaceae bacterium DNA encodes these proteins:
- a CDS encoding N-acetylmuramoyl-L-alanine amidase — MRKILLGAFFVIFVMTLCASAFADAVLYRGQDNIGAVPSVDNNSQLCVSVEDTGRIFGFKSKRKDDELTLTRGNAVIRVALGSAAGWRGYAIVPLYSAPFEKDGKFWLDSHSVAALFQALAGRGVENRLRFAKISGYTASRPGDFGQFSGTQTTAQTPTVTPQSPTAQTPQVPSSPTPTPQAARVPAATPAVPTATPQTPSVPEPSETVAKEPETPAKAEDDIDLDAILLEALRERTQAESAQTASQDIQPSQPQTAKLPEKSSQQTITEPSQTEQPEKLPEKSSPKKHAGKPQPRMQIFEPGDSKSERGSNYSGVIQGIRWTSQEGTNKKIRAVIMAGEESDPQVYMDNGKLHALFESSLENSKSIASPFAENIKAEIKSASDGVDLVFTPKGITKAEKLVLNNPRRIVFDFFYPEDANIIGTAPKPAPENIRLPGQVSETQTAQTPSAPDPEITADPKPEPPAKLPAVMTPPSTITIPTSPQAAQRLGRINNGRKTVVIDPGHGGKDPGAMDNGVREKDVNLAVGLELKRALTEKGYNVVMTRDTDIYLKLQERTDIANNVGADLFVSVHVNALPNKKSMTGFEIYIMALPTDKDAMNLAKAENREYVEGKGMDTENVDRKTEMLLRILGDLQQNNKISESTDFAAMLYNAGVRSGLPMRRVAQAPFFVLRGAGMPAVLLEIGFVTNANESRILTTPQYQQRIAAAMSEGIANYIK; from the coding sequence ATGCGTAAAATTTTACTGGGCGCGTTTTTCGTGATTTTCGTGATGACGTTATGCGCGTCCGCATTTGCTGATGCGGTTCTCTACAGGGGGCAGGACAATATCGGGGCTGTTCCTTCTGTCGACAACAATTCGCAGCTGTGTGTTTCTGTTGAGGACACCGGGCGGATTTTCGGGTTCAAGTCAAAGCGCAAGGATGACGAGCTTACACTGACGCGGGGAAATGCGGTTATCCGTGTCGCGCTTGGCTCTGCGGCGGGGTGGAGAGGGTATGCGATTGTCCCGTTATACTCTGCGCCGTTCGAGAAGGACGGAAAATTCTGGCTGGACTCTCATAGTGTCGCGGCATTGTTTCAGGCTTTAGCGGGGAGAGGAGTCGAAAACCGTCTCAGGTTCGCGAAAATTTCAGGCTACACCGCCTCGCGCCCCGGCGATTTCGGGCAGTTCAGCGGGACTCAGACTACCGCGCAGACTCCTACAGTAACCCCGCAATCACCCACAGCGCAGACTCCGCAAGTGCCATCATCACCGACTCCGACTCCGCAAGCCGCAAGAGTCCCCGCAGCGACTCCGGCAGTCCCGACAGCCACACCGCAGACTCCTTCTGTCCCGGAGCCGTCCGAAACTGTCGCAAAAGAACCTGAGACTCCCGCAAAGGCTGAAGATGACATAGACCTTGACGCGATATTATTGGAGGCACTGCGCGAAAGGACTCAGGCCGAATCAGCCCAGACTGCCTCGCAGGACATACAGCCCTCACAGCCGCAGACAGCAAAGCTCCCGGAAAAATCATCACAGCAGACAATCACAGAGCCTTCACAGACAGAACAGCCCGAAAAGCTCCCGGAAAAATCATCACCCAAGAAACACGCCGGAAAGCCTCAGCCCCGTATGCAGATATTTGAGCCGGGCGACTCGAAATCAGAGAGAGGCAGCAACTACAGCGGAGTGATTCAGGGCATACGATGGACATCACAGGAAGGCACAAACAAGAAAATCCGCGCCGTAATCATGGCCGGTGAAGAGTCAGATCCGCAGGTCTATATGGATAACGGGAAACTTCACGCGCTGTTTGAGTCAAGCCTCGAAAACTCAAAGAGCATCGCTTCTCCGTTTGCCGAAAATATCAAAGCCGAAATCAAATCCGCCTCCGATGGCGTTGATTTAGTGTTCACGCCAAAGGGAATCACTAAGGCCGAAAAGCTCGTGCTGAATAATCCCCGCCGTATAGTGTTCGATTTCTTTTACCCGGAGGACGCGAACATAATCGGCACTGCACCAAAGCCAGCACCCGAAAATATACGCCTTCCCGGGCAGGTGTCAGAGACTCAGACAGCGCAGACTCCTTCCGCGCCTGACCCGGAAATTACCGCTGACCCTAAGCCCGAACCCCCCGCCAAACTCCCCGCGGTCATGACCCCTCCCAGCACTATCACAATTCCCACAAGCCCGCAGGCCGCTCAAAGGTTAGGCCGAATCAACAACGGCAGGAAAACTGTCGTAATTGATCCAGGGCACGGAGGAAAAGACCCCGGCGCAATGGACAACGGAGTCCGCGAAAAAGATGTGAATCTCGCTGTCGGACTCGAACTGAAACGCGCTTTAACCGAAAAAGGCTACAACGTCGTAATGACAAGGGACACAGATATTTATCTCAAGCTACAGGAACGCACAGACATAGCCAATAATGTCGGAGCTGATTTGTTCGTAAGCGTTCACGTAAACGCCCTGCCAAACAAGAAATCAATGACGGGATTCGAGATTTATATCATGGCTCTTCCTACAGACAAGGACGCAATGAACCTCGCGAAAGCCGAGAACCGCGAATATGTCGAGGGCAAAGGAATGGACACAGAGAACGTAGACAGGAAAACAGAAATGCTCCTGCGTATATTGGGCGACCTTCAGCAGAACAACAAAATTTCCGAGAGTACAGATTTTGCGGCCATGCTCTACAATGCCGGAGTGAGAAGCGGACTCCCGATGAGACGAGTCGCGCAGGCTCCTTTCTTTGTGTTACGTGGCGCGGGAATGCCGGCGGTCTTGCTTGAGATAGGATTCGTAACAAACGCAAACGAGTCCCGGATTCTTACGACACCGCAATACCAGCAGAGAATAGCGGCCGCGATGTCTGAAGGAATCGCAAACTACATAAAGTGA